The window AAGAAAGACCTCCTTTTACTGCACAGGCATCTCCTTTTGATTAGCACCTGTACGATATAAACCAATGAGAAAGTCGCATACCTTGTATCAACATGATCCATTTTTCCCAACCATATTTACAAGCCGTCAAGGCTAAACAGATCAAGTGGATCAGCAGGAGAAGATTCCTGCTGCTCGTCGGGTTTACCTTCATCTGAGGGAGGAGATTCAACTTGTTGAGTTGGTTCATCCGAGGGAGGAGATTCAAGTTGTTGAGTCGGTTCAAGCAAATCGTCATCTTTAACGGGCTGatgcttttcttcttcttctggcTCTTCCTCGATATCTTTGAGACGTGGTGGAGGTTCAAGCCGTTGATACTTGGGTTTGTTTTTCTCCAGCAGAAGGTAAGTTGTGTAATACCAAAACATTAGTATTCTACTTTGAGCAATAATTGTATCCCTTATTCGGCTGCCTCCAAATGATAGCCGCTCAAGTGCCTGTAGAGGTTAAATTCAAGAGTCGTAAATAACGAAGAAAACTTGATACACTATTAGATTCTATTATAGTCCCTCAACATCACTAATGTACAGAGATCAAAGTTTGTTGGTTGCACTGAATAGTAATGCACTCATGCTAATGATCGGACTTAAAAGGTACAACAGCCAGCAACAGCCAATTTAGTTCCTCAGCACGTATATTTCAGGAATTCAGTCGTGCAAAGAGCCAAAAGACCACAATGTGGTGATCTGGGTGGATTAGAGAAATTCTTCTTAACGACAGTTTTAGTGCAAAGATCCGAGAATTGATGGCCTATATATAAAGATTTTCTACAAAAAGATATTAAAGCAATTCACAGGAAAATACCATGAAGTAAAAAGAATTGTTTTATGTCTTCTCACCTGTTCACCAGATTGTATATCATATGAATTTTGATGTTCAAATTGAAGGCCGCTAAATTCATTGATGCAAAGCCCTTGAAATGCCCTGAAATTAACAAGAAATTAGCCAAGTTTTGAAGTACTTGAATAGGAAAGACTAGTAGAGTCAAGGAATGGTCAAGTGATTTGGCATACGAAAGGATATTAGTACCATCTTATAAGAGAAACCCGAGGAATCCACCGGAAAATAACTGGTGTGTTTTCTGAATTGACATAGTACCCTCCAAAGACAATAAAAACTGTCATAAGAGAGGGGCCTAATGCCAATGCGGCTTCAGTTGTCGGAGCCATGGCTCCCACAGTCAAACCCATTGCAGACGCAGCAAAAGACTCCACAGTTACAATTCCGCAAAACTTCCCAAATCTATACATCAAAAGAAGAAATATGTTAGCACTCATTACAGTGATGTGCTTTGGTCCAGCCTCTTCTGAAACCAAATGCTTgagttattttcattttttttgaaataccaatatctaTCACTGCAGGAAAACAAAAGGTCATGGGGCCACTAAAATTCGGAGAGTGAATGCAAGAAACAATGGACAGATACCCTAGTGCGAAAAAATTGACTAAAGAAGTCCCTTTTCTCAAATTAAGGAGCCGCAAGACTTCAAATTATATATCTTCTTGGAGCGGGAACGCGCTCATCACGTTGTTTGCTGAAGAAGCTTGTATGACATCTGAATGACGGTCTGAAGTCATCAATAGAGTGCTCAGAAAGTGGACAAAACAAGATAATTGTGCATATGTGTGTCCCCATTTCAATTGCTTTTTTCAAGAAAAGTTTTGACACTCCCCCTTTCCTGTAATGAAATACATGAACTGATTATAACTGAGATTATTATATCCCTTGCTGCTATTCAACTTACAAAAATTACTTGAATGCGGATATTTCTACTAAAGATATTAAAAGTTGTCTTTCTGAATGCCaaattttttctaataaaaataaCCACTAGCCCTGGGGATTTCTCAGATATCAAAAAAAGAATTTCTTAGAGCGAGGAGGCCTACGTCCTTGAGAAAAACATGCTCGAATTTGTCGAGAAAGTTCACATGAAAGAGCCTTGATAGCTTCACTCTCATCAGCAACTCATATATGTGTAAAACTCATGACCGGTGGTAAACTCACCGAGAAATGGTAGGATGAAGTCGAGCCATTGGGTATAGGATGCCACCAAAGAGTAGTGGAAATGCTGCTCCGACAGGAATCTCAGCGATCAACTTGGAAAGCAAATATGGTCCCAGCGCATAGGACCCTTTTGCACGCTCTCTATCAACAATTGCTCGTTCCTTGGGAAATACACCAACGGTTTTTGTGAGAGCAGCCATAGCAGTGTTTATTGCAGCAACctatgcatgaacacatgaaaatggaaagaaaattgattAAAAACCCATGGCCTCATCAATTTGGCACTTGTATTTTCATGTTTGATGCTTTTTAATGACTGGAAATATGGCATCTTCACCCAATTTTGGTTATTTGGCCACAGATTATTAGCTAGGCAAttggtcaaattttaaagaataagaagatATTGTTTTTGAGCACAGAATACTTGAGGAAAAGAACAATTACTCTTCTTGCGGTTGCATTTCCAGAGGCGGATTTAGGTTTTAAAGTTTCTTGTAACTAAGGGGATTTGAACACACAACCAAGAAGAGGTCAACAAAACTTTATCAGGTCCCTTTGCTCCACTAAAACAATAACACACTTTGTTTAAGGGTTCCTGACTTATAATTCTTATACATTTACTAGATTTctcaatataaatacaaaatccGCAGGGAAGTTACTTGGTTCCGAGGAACCGCCACCCAACCAACTGGATCCGCCCCGAGGCATTTCTCACCTGAAGTAATCCCATCCTGTCTTGTATTGACGTCTGTGACCTGCCCATCCTCCAGAATACAGAACCAAATATCAAAGCTGAAGCAATTGACATCCTTGCCCGAACTTTGTTTGTTGGTCCATCACGAGAAGCCTATTCATCAATTTAATTAATCTCAATTATAATGGACTTTAAGAAATTTGCAAAATTGCTCAAGCATCAGTCCTTTTTTGCATAAGAAACAGATTAGAAGGAAGTCCTCAATGTGCAAGAAAACAAATAAAGTATATCTATTGAAGATAGGGTAAGATCCAACTAGCTACATAACATGGTAATGCAGTTAGACTTGAACAAATGACCTATAGTACATAACGAGCTAAAATTCTCCATTTTACATCTGTTAAATTTTCCAGACAAATGAACAAAATCGTCCTTATCAGTGATCACAGTTTTTTATATGATTTGTAGTTCCAGCACCCTAATGAAGCAATTGAGTCACGTCACTATTTATAATCAGCATGCTAACTACTTCCAAATTCCCGTTAAAACAGAGTATTGACATCGGAAGAGAATTAGATAGATGGGACTCACTTGCATCCATGCACGTTTCAGAAGTAACCTGAACTGCCTCCACCAACCACCTTTACGTGACATAGATTTCTTTTGTAAGTTCAGACGGGTCTTCGAGCTATCCCTTACAAGTGAAGCTGCATATAGAACCTCCGGTATCTTTTCTGAGAATGACTCAACGAGACCATCTATTCTCTTTTGAGAAGAATACACACTCTCTGGAGAACTATAGTCTATAGATATTAGATCAGCCAAAAATTCAGCGGGATTTACATGATCTGGACAAATGTACCTGTCATTTAGTAACTAACTACCATCAACACTTGATTAACTCATTGCAGTTTTCATTTCATGTGAATCATAGGAAATTAAGTTGCCCCTTGTCCATATGGCAATGGcttaaattaaaggaaaaataagaatcCCTCTTCATTACATGATTTCTTAGAGATAGATATAGCATTTATGATTTTTGCCATACCACATTCTAACTTGATATCTATGTGTTTAAGAATAAAATGCAACATTAGTACATTACAATCACCATCAAGTTTATCAAAGGGCAATTTAGCTGTAGACATATGTTGTCAGACAACAAACCTCACCAATAAGATACAGTTCCTGGAATACATTGGCCTGAGCGAGAGCCAACAGTAGCACAGAATTATAAGGTTATATAAACTCTATTAAGTAATTTAGGGAATCTATCAGATAACACACCCAAATTTCGAGAAGTACGCTAATACTTCATCATGTGCAGGACCAGCATAAATGAGCGAGCCCTTTGCCAACAGAACAATGTCGTCGAATTTTGCATACACAGAACCTCTAGGCTGGTGGATAGAGCATACAACAGTATGTCCATCTTGTGAAAGTTGTCTTAAGGTTTCCATCACTCGCTCTGCTTGAAAAGCATCAAGTCCTGAAAGCAGGGATTTGTGGGAAAGGAGTAAAAAGGTGAACAAGCAATCATTGAAGTATAACCTTGTCTTCACATTAGTATTATGActtcaataatatattttcagtGTTTCTACTAAAATCAGAATTTCTTAAATTATGAACATACTTCATCCTAGATTTAAGGAGCTAGTAATATTTCGCAACTGCCATCGAGGAAAGTGAtagtacatatattttaggagtttggGTGTAGAACTTTCTACTATAACCATGTGATTTATGATTAAAAGTAAGTAAAACATAATACATCTAACTTTCAAGCTGAGCCTCCATTGCAGAAGGCTAAAACGAAATCCATATACCAGATGCCAAAACCAATAACAAAAGAGGAATGATATTAACATAAAAGATCCTTACTAAAAAGAACGCCACTAGTATAGAAGAGAATAGCTGGAAAAAACTAGGATGCATAAATGAATTCTATATGAAAGAGGGTGACATATTCACCGAGTCTTTCACTAACAAATGTATGATATTGATTTAGCTCTAGTCTGAATGTTTTTCCACCAGAAGCTCATTTTGTTAGctatcatttatatgtttatccCTTCCCCTTCTACATGTAGAAGCTTCTAAAACCAAATGAATGTTTCACATACAGAAGTATTTTGAAATTAGTACCATATATCTAAGACCGACCCCACAAGGTTTCCTTGACATAAAGAGGCTCAAGCATATACATTTATAGACAGTATAACAGCACAAGACAATACAGAATCCAAGAGAAAGGTTTTGAAGTCCTTATAGCATCATAAGCAAACATCCTTTTTGGACATTATTGAGTTCAGCATCCTGTCTGGACAAGTAGAAGAACTAATCATCCAGCCTCTACAaggatagaaaaaatatttagattCATTTTTTAGACTTTTCTAGAACCATATAATCACAGGATTTGGATGCCTATGCAAGCTCAAAAATCTTTTTATGCGTCTCATCCAATAATTATACTGACTTTCACCACATAAAAGTTTGACACTGTCATGTAACTAAGGAGTCAGCACAACTAGATAATGAGTGTGGCCACGAGGTAAGCACCATTATAAGCAAAAGATAGAAGAGATTACAGCAAAAATTGAGAGTCCCGGCTATTTTAACTTCATAGACAAGACTACTAGTAAGCATTGTGTTCAGAAATCAATAGCTATCCTACTTTAAAACCTTTGATGTTATAAAGACCTTCCTTGGTTTATATGTGCTTCTAGCAATGTGGTAATGACTAGACACTGTAAAATATTAATGCATAAAATGTCAATCAGACAAAAAGATACTCACTGGTCAACTGAATTCAATAAAGGCAGAAAAATTGGATGATACCATATTGGTCAAAGCATAATGCCAGCAAATGTGGACTAACAAAGGCGATAGCAAAACTTACCAGTTGTAGGTTCATCCGCAAAAATTACAGATGGACTAGCAATAAGCTCACATGCAAGCGACAAGCGCTTCTTTTCACCTCCACTAATTCCACGAACTCTTGCATCACCAATGCGTGAATCAGCACAACTGACCTTTAGAAGCCACACAAAACGAACACTACTGAGGACAAATTAGAGAGATTTCTCTACTAAATGCAGACTTATAAAATGTACAAGTTAAAAGTCTATCAtggaaatgaaataaaaaaattattgttccCTATAAGCGATTCTTACCTTCTAAGTTCGGATTTTTCAGAATCAGAAACTGAAGATAGAGCAGCAAACACATTAAAGAAtgaaaaaggcacatacaacaaGGG of the Capsicum annuum cultivar UCD-10X-F1 chromosome 11, UCD10Xv1.1, whole genome shotgun sequence genome contains:
- the LOC107847910 gene encoding ABC transporter G family member 7 isoform X3 is translated as MLKIGGGGGVGQLLAAVAAALLLRLFSSPGPAILPENEDVSVDDGENDEAPVTGKSVAPVTIKWSNITCSLSDKSSNTVRFLLKNVAGEAKPGRLLAIMGPSGSGKTTLLNVLAGQIKTSPRLNLSGLLDINGVPFSNKMYKFAYVRQEDLFFSQLTVRETLSLAAELQLQDVSSIEERDEYVNNLLFKTGLVSCADSRIGDARVRGISGGEKKRLSLACELIASPSVIFADEPTTGLDAFQAERVMETLRQLSQDGHTVVCSIHQPRGSVYAKFDDIVLLAKGSLIYAGPAHDEVLAYFSKFGYICPDHVNPAEFLADLISIDYSSPESVYSSQKRIDGLVESFSEKIPEVLYAASLVRDSSKTRLNLQKKSMSRKGGWWRQFRLLLKRAWMQASRDGPTNKVRARMSIASALIFGSVFWRMGRSQTSIQDRMGLLQVAAINTAMAALTKTVGVFPKERAIVDRERAKGSYALGPYLLSKLIAEIPVGAAFPLLFGGILYPMARLHPTISRFGKFCGIVTVESFAASAMGLTVGAMAPTTEAALALGPSLMTVFIVFGGYYVNSENTPVIFRWIPRVSLIRWAFQGLCINEFSGLQFEHQNSYDIQSGEQALERLSFGGSRIRDTIIAQSRILMFWYYTTYLLLEKNKPKYQRLEPPPRLKDIEEEPEEEEKHQPVKDDDLLEPTQQLESPPSDEPTQQVESPPSDEGANQKEMPVQ
- the LOC107847910 gene encoding ABC transporter G family member 7 isoform X2; its protein translation is MLKIGGGGGVGQLLAAVAAALLLRLFSSPGPAILPENEDVSVDDGENDEAPVTGKSVAPVTIKWSNITCSLSDKSSNTVRFLLKNVAGEAKPGRLLAIMGPSGSGKTTLLNVLAGQIKTSPRLNLSGLLDINGVPFSNKMYKFAYVRQEDLFFSQLTVRETLSLAAELQLQDVSSIEERDEYVNNLLFKTGLVSCADSRIGDARVRGISGGEKKRLSLACELIASPSVIFADEPTTGLDAFQAERVMETLRQLSQDGHTVVCSIHQPRGSVYAKFDDIVLLAKGSLIYAGPAHDEVLAYFSKFGYICPDHVNPAEFLADLISIDYSSPESVYSSQKRIDGLVESFSEKIPEVLYAASLVRDSSKTRLNLQKKSMSRKGGWWRQFRLLLKRAWMQASRDGPTNKVRARMSIASALIFGSVFWRMGRSQTSIQDRMGLLQVAAINTAMAALTKTVGVFPKERAIVDRERAKGSYALGPYLLSKLIAEIPVGAAFPLLFGGILYPMARLHPTISRFGKFCGIVTVESFAASAMGLTVGAMAPTTEAALALGPSLMTVFIVFGGYYVNSENTPVIFRWIPRVSLIRWAFQGLCINEFSGLQFEHQNSYDIQSGEQALERLSFGGSRIRDTIIAQSRILMFWYYTTYLLLEKNKPKYQRLEPPPRLKDIEEEPEEEEKHQPVKDDDLLEPTQQLESPPSDEPTQQVESPPSDEGVKSVGKLDEDRPE
- the LOC107847910 gene encoding ABC transporter G family member 7 isoform X1, which produces MLKIGGGGGVGQLLAAVAAALLLRLFSSPGPAILPENEDVSVDDGENDEAPVTGKSVAPVTIKWSNITCSLSDKSSNTVRFLLKNVAGEAKPGRLLAIMGPSGSGKTTLLNVLAGQIKTSPRLNLSGLLDINGVPFSNKMYKFAYVRQEDLFFSQLTVRETLSLAAELQLQDVSSIEERDEYVNNLLFKTGLVSCADSRIGDARVRGISGGEKKRLSLACELIASPSVIFADEPTTGLDAFQAERVMETLRQLSQDGHTVVCSIHQPRGSVYAKFDDIVLLAKGSLIYAGPAHDEVLAYFSKFGYICPDHVNPAEFLADLISIDYSSPESVYSSQKRIDGLVESFSEKIPEVLYAASLVRDSSKTRLNLQKKSMSRKGGWWRQFRLLLKRAWMQASRDGPTNKVRARMSIASALIFGSVFWRMGRSQTSIQDRMGLLQVAAINTAMAALTKTVGVFPKERAIVDRERAKGSYALGPYLLSKLIAEIPVGAAFPLLFGGILYPMARLHPTISRFGKFCGIVTVESFAASAMGLTVGAMAPTTEAALALGPSLMTVFIVFGGYYVNSENTPVIFRWIPRVSLIRWAFQGLCINEFSGLQFEHQNSYDIQSGEQALERLSFGGSRIRDTIIAQSRILMFWYYTTYLLLEKNKPKYQRLEPPPRLKDIEEEPEEEEKHQPVKDDDLLEPTQQLESPPSDEPTQQVESPPSDEGKPDEQQESSPADPLDLFSLDGL